A single Mercenaria mercenaria strain notata chromosome 9, MADL_Memer_1, whole genome shotgun sequence DNA region contains:
- the LOC123547024 gene encoding uncharacterized protein LOC123547024 isoform X2: MRMPTDQGKYLKSHVHPKHVHLPDVNYYDDEIQQCQEMYSRLHLDKHPEDNEDDTTPFPLIRGHTVISQTRPLTYSLRKSAKSLRPYSIRSAPAFMFKNEQNCEKGQEEVDNDGARSESTDYDCDEHGYGRKRTRMDPDSLCEHLKQRGLGLPSLVKSASTYRRITQVPPRGMRSRSLPRNPSKREKIKGRARLDQEMANMKALAFCEQQAPKVFRTASANMKNRDVQFMEEDFRQHMQREGFDVFIEDDDDDDNASVVRMPVKQEELFVRINNWVEEVETSCKAYHPPADEPVSG; this comes from the exons ATGAGGATGCCGACAGatcaaggaaaatatttaaaatcgcACGTGCACCCGAAGCACGTGCATCTTCCGGATGTTAACTACTACGACGATGAG ATTCAGCAATGTCAGGAAATGTATTCTCGTCTGCATTTAGACAAGCACCCGGAAGACAATGAGGATGACACGACGCCATTTCCTCTCATCCGAGGTCATACTGTAATCAGTCAAACACGCCCACTAACATATTCATTGCGAAAATCTGCAAAATCTTTGCGGCCGTACTCGATTCGATCCGCCCCGGCGTTTATGTTTAAAAACGAACAGAACTGTGAAAAGGGGCAGGAAGAAGTTGATAACGATGGTGCTAGAAGTGAAAGTACGGACTATGATTGTGACGAACATGGATATGGTCGGAAAAGAACTAGAATGGACCCAGACAGTCTTTGTGAGCACTTGAAACAACGTGGGCTGGGTTTACCATCTCTAGTTAAGTCAGCTTCAACATACAGACGTATAACCCAAGTTCCTCCAAGGGGCATGCGCAGTAGATCTCTTCCGAGAAATCCTTCAAAGCGTGAAAAAATAAAAGGTCGAGCGCGCCTTGACCAAGAAATGGCAAATATGAAAGCGCTTGCTTTCTGTGAACAGcaagctccaaaagtatttagaACTGCTTCTGCAAACATGAAAAATAGAGACGTACAGTTCATGGAGGAAGATTTCAGACAACATATGCAACGTGAGGGATTCGATGTTTTCATAGAGGATGATGACGATGACGACAATGCTAGTGTTGTCAGAATGCCTGTAAAACAAGAGGAACTATTTGTGCGTATTAATAACTGGGTTGAAGAAGTGGAAACCTCGTGTAAGGCTTATCACCCGCCAGCGGATGAGCCAGTGTCAGGTTAA
- the LOC123547024 gene encoding uncharacterized protein LOC123547024 isoform X1 translates to MLGEEPKSNKNVKALFKSAIFWARLQQKKEKIKMPVVASYVHQIQQCQEMYSRLHLDKHPEDNEDDTTPFPLIRGHTVISQTRPLTYSLRKSAKSLRPYSIRSAPAFMFKNEQNCEKGQEEVDNDGARSESTDYDCDEHGYGRKRTRMDPDSLCEHLKQRGLGLPSLVKSASTYRRITQVPPRGMRSRSLPRNPSKREKIKGRARLDQEMANMKALAFCEQQAPKVFRTASANMKNRDVQFMEEDFRQHMQREGFDVFIEDDDDDDNASVVRMPVKQEELFVRINNWVEEVETSCKAYHPPADEPVSG, encoded by the exons ATGTTAGGCGAGGaaccaaaatcaaacaaaaatgtcaaagcGTTATTCAAATCTGCCATCTTCTGGGCAAGATTACAgcagaaaaaagaaaagattaaaaTGCCTGTTGTAGCATCTTACGTACACCAG ATTCAGCAATGTCAGGAAATGTATTCTCGTCTGCATTTAGACAAGCACCCGGAAGACAATGAGGATGACACGACGCCATTTCCTCTCATCCGAGGTCATACTGTAATCAGTCAAACACGCCCACTAACATATTCATTGCGAAAATCTGCAAAATCTTTGCGGCCGTACTCGATTCGATCCGCCCCGGCGTTTATGTTTAAAAACGAACAGAACTGTGAAAAGGGGCAGGAAGAAGTTGATAACGATGGTGCTAGAAGTGAAAGTACGGACTATGATTGTGACGAACATGGATATGGTCGGAAAAGAACTAGAATGGACCCAGACAGTCTTTGTGAGCACTTGAAACAACGTGGGCTGGGTTTACCATCTCTAGTTAAGTCAGCTTCAACATACAGACGTATAACCCAAGTTCCTCCAAGGGGCATGCGCAGTAGATCTCTTCCGAGAAATCCTTCAAAGCGTGAAAAAATAAAAGGTCGAGCGCGCCTTGACCAAGAAATGGCAAATATGAAAGCGCTTGCTTTCTGTGAACAGcaagctccaaaagtatttagaACTGCTTCTGCAAACATGAAAAATAGAGACGTACAGTTCATGGAGGAAGATTTCAGACAACATATGCAACGTGAGGGATTCGATGTTTTCATAGAGGATGATGACGATGACGACAATGCTAGTGTTGTCAGAATGCCTGTAAAACAAGAGGAACTATTTGTGCGTATTAATAACTGGGTTGAAGAAGTGGAAACCTCGTGTAAGGCTTATCACCCGCCAGCGGATGAGCCAGTGTCAGGTTAA